A region of the Polaribacter sp. L3A8 genome:
TACAGGTGATGGTGAAAATGCAGGAAGTGATATTGTAAAACATCCTTTGGTTTCTAAAATAACATTTACAGGCTCTACAAATGTTGGTAAAATTATAGGACAAGGTGCCGCAAAAGCACTTAAAGATTTCACTTTAGAATTAGGTGGAAAGAATCCTGTTTTAGTGTTAGATGATGCCGATTTAAACAAAGTGCCAAAAGGAGCTGCAAAAGGTATTTTCTATAATCAAGGTCAAGTTTGTGTATCTGGTTCTAGAATTTACTTGCCAAAAAATAAATATGATAATTTATTAGGTGATATTGGCGAGATTGCAAATAATATAAAAACAGGAAACGGAATGGATGCTAGTTCTCAAATGGGACCATTAGTTTCAGAAAAACACATGCAAAATGTAATGCGTTATATAGATTCTGGTAAAACATCTGGTGCAGAGGTTATTGCAGGAGGATCAAAACTTTTTAACAAAGGGTATTATGTTGCTCCAACGGTGTTTTCTAATCCAGATAATAAAAATATTGATATCTTAACCGAAGAAATATTTGGCCCTGTTATAGTAGCTGTTGCTTATGATGGTATTGATGATTTAATTCAAAAAGCAAATGACACAACTTATGGTTTAGCCGCAAGTGTTTGGACAAACAATGTAAGTAATATGCATAAAACATTGGCAAAATTAAACGCAGGAATGATTTATGTTAATTCGCCCGTAAGATCAGATCCTAATTTACCACTTGGCGGTTTTAATCAATCTGGAATTGGGAATGAATTAGGTAGCGCATCAATAAAAGCATATACACGTTTAAAATCTGTTGTTATTGCTTACTAAAATAATTTATAATTAGTCTGTTTATTTAAACCCATATCAAAATAAATCCAAATGAAAAAAACCAAAGTAATAGATGTAAATAGTCGAGGCACAATTGCAGCAGGAGTAATTTTAGGTACAATTGGTGTGCTTTCATTTATTGTTCAGCCTGGTTTAGTACAGGGATTTGTTAGTGTGCTAGGGTTATCTGAAGCAGATGCAAATCTTTTAGCTTCTATAGAAATGGCAGGTATCGCTATTGCTACCATTATTGCTATTTTCTTAACGCCTAATGTAAGTTGGAGAATTATTCTAGGTGCAGCAATTATAATAGCAGCGGTAGGAAACTTGTTTTCTGCCATTGGAGATAATGATACTAGCCTTCAACTAGCAAGGTTTATTACTGGTATAGGTGAGGGTTTAATTATATCTCTAAGTTTTACAATTATAGGTTTAACTAAAAAAACAGAAAGAAATATAGCACTTTATCTTGCGTTATTAATGACATACGGAGCCTTTGGACTCTGGGGTATGCCATTGGCTTTTGAAACTATTGGCTTAAATGGTATTTTTATTATTTGGGCTATATTAACTTTAATAGCACTTATTACTCTTAAATATGTACCAGTTTCGACTGAAAGTCAAGAAGAACCTAGACCTTCTGCTGTGCAATTAAGTATAGGATGGTTAATTTTAGCATTATTAGCAGTGTTTGCTTACAATGCAGCTATTGGTTTGGCCTGGGCCAACTTATTCCTTATTGGCATGGATATTAAACCCAATGAGCAAACCGTTGCCAATGCACTATTAATTGCTCAATTTGCTGGTATTATTGGCGCTATAGGAGCTGTTTATCTTTCAGACCGTATAGGAAGTTGGTGGCCATTATCTCTTGGTGTTATTATAGCAGCTATTTGTATTTCTTTATTATTAGGAGACACATCAATTTTAATCTTTGTAATTGCTGTCTCTGGTTTTAATGGCTTATGGAACTTTACACTCCCCTATTTACTGAGTATAGTAGGAGATATGGATACAAAATCACGTATGATGACTTTGGCAATAGCTATACAAATGGTTGGTCTTGGCTCTGGGCCATATTTAGCTTCTAAATTATTTGAGTCAGGTTTTGGGTTTACAGAAATGGAAATCATTACTGCAGTTGCTTTAGTTGGAAGCGTTATTATTCTTTCCATTCCAATGCGAATTCATCGTATCAAATTAAAAAATAGATAGAAGGAGTATTTCTGAAATCTTTTATCAATTTTAGATTGCAATAAAACACGAAAGTTTATTTATTCTAACACTTTTATGTAATTATTTATCTAAGTTTATTAATAATTTTATAGTGTAATTAATAATTCAATTATGGAAAAAAAAACCATACTTATTATAGGAACGGCAGATACAAAATCTGATGAGTTATTGTTTATGAAGTCTTGTATAGAAGCACAAAATGGCGACGTAAAAATTATGGACGTAGGTGTTCTTGGTGATCCTCCTTTTACGCCAGACTACAGTAAACATGATGTTGCTAAGTGTGCAAACACTACAAATAAAGATATTATAGCTCTTGGTGATGAAAACCAAGCTATGACTAAAACAGCAGAAGGCGCCTCTATATTAACAAGAAAATTATATGATGAAGGTATCATAGATGGTATGATTGCTTTAGGAGGCTCCATGGGAACCGATTTAGCTTTAGATACTGCAGCCTCTTTACCTATAGGTGTACCTAAATATGTAGTTTCTACGATAGCTTTTTCTCATTTAATTCCACCAGAAAGAATTTCACCAGATTTAACTATGATGCTTTGGTCTGGAGGTCTTTATGGTATAAATAAAATTTGTAAGGCTGTATTAAGTCAAGCTTGCGGAGCTGTTTTAGGCGCAGCAAAATCTACCCAAAAACCTCATGAAGGTAAACCACTTATAGGAATGAGTTCTCTAGGTAAAACAGCCTTAAAATATATGGTACATTTAAAACCAGAACTCGAAAAAAGAGGTTATGAACTTGTTGTTTTTCATACAACAGGCCAAGGTGGTAGAGCTTTAGAATGGTTAGCTAAAAGAGAACGGTTTGCAGCAGTTTTAGACTTTAGTTTACAAGAGGTTGTTAATGATATTTTTGAATCTGTAGTAACTTCAGGCAGTAATCGTTTAGTCAGAGCAGGGGAAGTTGGTGTTCCTCAAATTATTGCACCAGGTTCTATAAACATTATAGATTTACCCACATGGCAAAAACCAATAAAACGATTAAAAGATAGGCCACGTCACGTGCATAATAGGTTAATTTCATCTGTAACTCTAAGTGTTAAAGAATTAAAAAAAGCGGCTAAACATATTTCTAAAAAAGTATCAAATTCTAAAGGACCTATAAAATTTATTCTTCCCAGAAAAGGTGTTTTAGAATGGGATAGAGAAGGAAATGAATTACATGACCCAAAAACGCTAAATGTGTTTTTTGATGAAATAAAATCTAACGTAAAACCCAATGTAGATGTTATAGAATT
Encoded here:
- a CDS encoding Tm-1-like ATP-binding domain-containing protein, with amino-acid sequence MEKKTILIIGTADTKSDELLFMKSCIEAQNGDVKIMDVGVLGDPPFTPDYSKHDVAKCANTTNKDIIALGDENQAMTKTAEGASILTRKLYDEGIIDGMIALGGSMGTDLALDTAASLPIGVPKYVVSTIAFSHLIPPERISPDLTMMLWSGGLYGINKICKAVLSQACGAVLGAAKSTQKPHEGKPLIGMSSLGKTALKYMVHLKPELEKRGYELVVFHTTGQGGRALEWLAKRERFAAVLDFSLQEVVNDIFESVVTSGSNRLVRAGEVGVPQIIAPGSINIIDLPTWQKPIKRLKDRPRHVHNRLISSVTLSVKELKKAAKHISKKVSNSKGPIKFILPRKGVLEWDREGNELHDPKTLNVFFDEIKSNVKPNVDVIELDCHINDIEFVNKVLDIFDEWVKQGIIVKGIQ
- a CDS encoding MFS transporter encodes the protein MKKTKVIDVNSRGTIAAGVILGTIGVLSFIVQPGLVQGFVSVLGLSEADANLLASIEMAGIAIATIIAIFLTPNVSWRIILGAAIIIAAVGNLFSAIGDNDTSLQLARFITGIGEGLIISLSFTIIGLTKKTERNIALYLALLMTYGAFGLWGMPLAFETIGLNGIFIIWAILTLIALITLKYVPVSTESQEEPRPSAVQLSIGWLILALLAVFAYNAAIGLAWANLFLIGMDIKPNEQTVANALLIAQFAGIIGAIGAVYLSDRIGSWWPLSLGVIIAAICISLLLGDTSILIFVIAVSGFNGLWNFTLPYLLSIVGDMDTKSRMMTLAIAIQMVGLGSGPYLASKLFESGFGFTEMEIITAVALVGSVIILSIPMRIHRIKLKNR
- a CDS encoding aldehyde dehydrogenase family protein, whose amino-acid sequence is MEYKMLPKVESFLNKNQLSLFINGKQQAAQTDKLIAVHNPATEDILAYIPNASSADTEKAIKAADKALSLGKWPKLLANQREKMMLDYANIIEKNEPELAQLLVLEHGKLYVDAQKEVSAAVNCFRYYAGWATKIEGSTLDVSLGGADHFAYTKREPIGVVGAIAPWNVPIMMYAWKIAPALACGCTIVFKPSEETPLTALFLAELSAEVGIPEGVINVVTGDGENAGSDIVKHPLVSKITFTGSTNVGKIIGQGAAKALKDFTLELGGKNPVLVLDDADLNKVPKGAAKGIFYNQGQVCVSGSRIYLPKNKYDNLLGDIGEIANNIKTGNGMDASSQMGPLVSEKHMQNVMRYIDSGKTSGAEVIAGGSKLFNKGYYVAPTVFSNPDNKNIDILTEEIFGPVIVAVAYDGIDDLIQKANDTTYGLAASVWTNNVSNMHKTLAKLNAGMIYVNSPVRSDPNLPLGGFNQSGIGNELGSASIKAYTRLKSVVIAY